The following are from one region of the Constrictibacter sp. MBR-5 genome:
- a CDS encoding MaoC family dehydratase N-terminal domain-containing protein: protein MTQDLNHLRDWIGRTEEVEERAAAQMVHGLYALLDKPDVPKEGDPIPPMAHWCFFQPRVPASQIGPDGHPARGGFMPPVPLPRRMFGGARTKYIKPLRVGEAMRRVSRIADVQIKPGRTGTLVICTVDNDFFGADGLAMTEQWDIVYRDNPPPNAPAGNSGKTNPAPSDHTWIETVEPNPVMLFRYSAVTFNGHRIHYDRKYVTEVEGYPGLIVHGPLTATFLQELALKNMPGRTLTGFDFQARAPLFDTAPFKVAGKPGADANTVELWSITPEGNLGTLATARFG, encoded by the coding sequence ATGACTCAGGACCTCAATCACCTGCGCGACTGGATCGGCCGCACCGAGGAGGTCGAGGAGCGCGCCGCCGCTCAGATGGTGCACGGCCTCTACGCCCTGCTCGACAAGCCCGACGTGCCGAAGGAGGGCGATCCGATCCCGCCGATGGCGCACTGGTGCTTCTTCCAGCCGCGCGTCCCGGCCTCGCAGATCGGCCCGGACGGCCATCCGGCGCGCGGCGGCTTCATGCCGCCGGTGCCGCTGCCACGGCGCATGTTCGGCGGCGCGCGCACGAAATACATCAAGCCGCTGCGCGTCGGCGAGGCGATGCGCCGCGTCTCCAGGATCGCCGACGTGCAGATCAAGCCGGGCCGCACCGGCACGCTGGTCATCTGCACCGTCGACAACGACTTCTTCGGCGCCGACGGCCTGGCGATGACCGAGCAGTGGGACATCGTCTACCGCGACAATCCCCCGCCGAACGCGCCCGCCGGCAACAGCGGCAAGACCAACCCGGCGCCGTCCGACCACACGTGGATCGAGACGGTCGAGCCGAACCCGGTGATGCTGTTCCGCTACTCGGCGGTCACCTTCAACGGCCACCGCATCCATTACGACCGCAAGTACGTGACCGAGGTCGAGGGCTATCCGGGCCTGATCGTGCACGGGCCGCTGACGGCGACCTTCCTGCAGGAACTGGCCCTGAAGAACATGCCGGGCCGCACCCTGACCGGCTTCGACTTTCAGGCCCGCGCGCCGCTGTTCGATACGGCACCCTTCAAGGTCGCCGGCAAGCCGGGCGCCGACGCGAACACCGTCGAGCTCTGGTCGATCACGCCCGAGGGCAACCTCGGCACGCTGGCCACCGCGCGCTTCGGCTGA
- a CDS encoding ScpA family protein yields MTGQTTDQTTGQTTGDAFEAAPVPRENEALVVDLGTFEGPIDLLLSLARDQKVDLARISILKLADQYLDFVARAQNLRLELAADYLVMAAWLAYLKSRLLLPPPHADTTPPTAEQMAEALAFQLRRLEAMQEGAVRLFARPKLGEEVFARGAPEGITFIGRPQWSASLFDLLRTYTALRRRGAQGQFVLTAPDLYSLDDAFERLERMLGRMPPGAADWQALSSFLPANLRSGVYRRSAIAATFSATLEMAKAGRVELRQDAAFGPLLLRPAPPRMGDDEDEAGDETVAEDGADPED; encoded by the coding sequence ATGACCGGCCAGACCACTGACCAGACGACCGGGCAGACGACCGGGGACGCGTTCGAGGCGGCGCCCGTGCCGCGCGAGAACGAGGCGCTCGTCGTCGACCTCGGCACGTTCGAAGGGCCGATCGACCTGCTCCTGTCGCTGGCGCGCGACCAGAAGGTCGACCTCGCACGCATCTCGATCCTGAAGCTGGCCGACCAGTATCTCGATTTCGTCGCGCGCGCGCAGAACCTGCGCCTGGAACTGGCCGCCGACTATCTCGTGATGGCCGCCTGGCTCGCCTACCTCAAGAGCCGCCTGCTGCTGCCACCGCCGCACGCCGATACGACGCCGCCGACCGCCGAGCAGATGGCCGAGGCGCTGGCCTTCCAGCTGCGCCGGCTGGAGGCGATGCAGGAGGGCGCGGTGCGGCTGTTCGCCCGGCCGAAACTGGGCGAGGAGGTGTTCGCGCGCGGGGCCCCGGAGGGCATCACCTTCATCGGCCGGCCGCAGTGGAGCGCCAGCCTGTTCGACCTGCTGCGCACCTACACCGCGCTGCGTCGGCGCGGCGCCCAGGGCCAGTTCGTGCTGACCGCGCCCGATCTCTACTCCCTCGACGACGCGTTCGAGCGGCTGGAGCGGATGCTCGGCCGCATGCCGCCCGGCGCCGCGGACTGGCAGGCGCTGTCGAGCTTCCTGCCGGCGAACCTGCGCAGCGGCGTCTACCGCCGCTCCGCCATCGCCGCCACCTTCTCGGCCACCCTAGAGATGGCTAAGGCCGGCCGGGTCGAGCTGCGCCAGGACGCGGCCTTCGGCCCGCTGCTGCTGCGGCCGGCGCCGCCGCGCATGGGCGACGACGAGGACGAAGCGGGCGACGAAACGGTTGCCGAAGACGGCGCAGATCCCGAAGACTGA
- the acnA gene encoding aconitate hydratase AcnA has protein sequence MSVTGQDTLKTRRTLKAGGKSYDYFSIEEASKTLGDVSRLPFSLKVLLENLLRYEDGRTVKVDDLKQFAAWLGERKSNAEIAYRPARVLMQDFTGVPAVVDLAAMRDAMQALGGSAQRINPLVPVDLVIDHSVMVDAFGNDKAFVANVENEFERNRERYEFLRWGASAFHNFRVVPPGTGICHQVNLEYLAQVVWTATEDGKEIAYPDTLVGTDSHTTMVNGLAVLGWGVGGIEAEAAMLGQPVSMVIPEVIGFKLTGALREGTTATDLVLRVTEMLRKKGVVGKFVEFYGPGLDSMTLADRATIGNMAPEYGATCGFFPIDKEVLNYMRLTGRDEGRVALVEAYAKAQGMWRDANTPDPVFTDSLELDIGTVEPALAGPKRPQDRVLLSGVAPQIKKMLDDAGTNRSVQVEGENYQISDGDVVIAAITSCTNTSNPSVMLAAGLLARNAVAKGLKVKPWVKTSLAPGSQVVTDYYNAAGLTDSLDALGFNLVGYGCTTCIGNSGPLNEPIANAIDSADLTVGAVLSGNRNFEGRVHPQVKANYLASPPLVVAYALAGSLKMNLTEEPLGKGSDGQDVYLRDIWPSNQEVADTIRQFVTPEMFRERYGNVFEGPKEWRDLATTNSEVYRWNGGSTYVKNPPYFEDMPREPGAVSDVTGGRILTLLADSITTDHISPAGSIKRDGPAGEYLLEHQVRPGDFNSYGARRGNHEVMMRGTFANIRIKNETAPGTEGGVTKYAPTGEVMPIYDAAMRYMADGVPLIAIAGKEYGTGSSRDWAAKGTRLLGIKAVIAESFERIHRSNLVGMGVLPLEFKDGQTRKTLGLDGSEVIDIVGVEQGLKPRMDLTCRIHRADGKVDEIQLRCRIDTLDEVDYYKHGGILPYVLRSLMAA, from the coding sequence GTGTCAGTGACAGGCCAGGACACCCTCAAGACCCGCCGTACGCTCAAGGCCGGCGGCAAGAGCTACGACTATTTCAGCATCGAGGAGGCGTCCAAGACCCTCGGCGACGTGTCGCGCCTGCCCTTCTCGCTGAAGGTGCTGCTCGAGAACCTGCTGCGCTACGAGGACGGCCGTACGGTCAAGGTCGACGACCTGAAGCAGTTCGCGGCTTGGCTCGGCGAGCGCAAGTCGAACGCCGAGATCGCCTACCGTCCGGCGCGCGTGCTGATGCAGGACTTCACCGGCGTCCCCGCCGTGGTCGATCTCGCCGCCATGCGCGACGCGATGCAGGCCCTGGGCGGCAGCGCCCAGCGCATCAATCCGCTGGTGCCGGTCGACCTCGTCATCGACCACTCGGTGATGGTCGACGCCTTCGGCAACGACAAGGCGTTCGTCGCCAACGTCGAGAACGAGTTCGAGCGCAACCGCGAGCGCTACGAGTTCCTGCGCTGGGGCGCGTCGGCCTTCCACAATTTCCGCGTGGTCCCGCCGGGCACCGGCATCTGCCATCAGGTCAACCTGGAATATCTGGCCCAGGTGGTCTGGACGGCGACCGAGGACGGCAAGGAGATCGCCTATCCCGACACGCTGGTCGGCACCGACAGTCACACGACGATGGTCAACGGCCTCGCCGTTCTGGGCTGGGGCGTCGGCGGCATCGAAGCCGAAGCCGCGATGCTCGGCCAGCCGGTCTCCATGGTCATCCCCGAGGTCATCGGCTTCAAGCTGACCGGCGCGCTGCGCGAGGGCACCACGGCGACCGACCTCGTGCTCCGCGTCACCGAGATGCTCCGCAAGAAGGGCGTCGTCGGCAAGTTCGTCGAGTTCTACGGCCCCGGCCTCGATTCCATGACGCTGGCCGACCGCGCCACCATCGGCAACATGGCCCCCGAGTACGGCGCCACCTGCGGCTTCTTCCCGATCGACAAGGAAGTGCTGAACTACATGCGCCTGACCGGCCGCGACGAGGGCCGCGTGGCGCTGGTCGAGGCGTACGCCAAGGCGCAGGGCATGTGGCGCGACGCGAACACGCCCGATCCCGTCTTCACCGACAGCCTGGAACTCGACATCGGCACGGTCGAGCCGGCGCTCGCCGGCCCGAAGCGTCCGCAGGACCGGGTGCTGCTGTCCGGCGTCGCACCGCAGATCAAGAAGATGCTCGACGACGCCGGGACCAACCGCTCGGTCCAGGTCGAGGGCGAGAACTACCAGATCTCCGACGGCGACGTGGTCATCGCGGCCATCACCAGCTGCACCAACACCTCCAACCCCAGCGTCATGCTGGCGGCCGGCCTGCTCGCCCGCAACGCGGTCGCCAAGGGCCTGAAGGTGAAGCCCTGGGTGAAGACGTCGCTGGCGCCGGGCAGCCAGGTGGTGACCGACTACTACAACGCGGCGGGCCTGACGGACTCGCTCGACGCGTTGGGCTTCAACCTCGTCGGCTACGGTTGCACGACCTGCATCGGCAACTCCGGCCCGCTGAACGAGCCGATCGCCAACGCGATCGATTCCGCGGACCTGACCGTCGGCGCCGTGCTCTCCGGCAACCGCAACTTCGAGGGCCGCGTCCATCCGCAGGTGAAGGCCAACTACCTGGCATCGCCGCCGCTGGTGGTGGCCTATGCGCTGGCCGGCAGCCTGAAGATGAACCTGACCGAGGAGCCGCTGGGCAAGGGCTCGGACGGGCAGGACGTCTATCTGCGCGACATCTGGCCGTCGAACCAGGAAGTGGCCGACACCATCCGCCAGTTCGTCACGCCGGAGATGTTCCGCGAGCGCTACGGCAACGTGTTCGAGGGCCCGAAGGAGTGGCGCGACCTCGCCACCACCAACAGCGAGGTCTATCGCTGGAACGGCGGCAGCACCTATGTGAAGAACCCGCCCTATTTCGAGGACATGCCGCGCGAGCCGGGTGCGGTCAGTGACGTGACCGGCGGGCGCATCCTCACCCTGCTGGCGGACAGCATCACGACCGACCACATCTCGCCCGCCGGCTCGATCAAGCGCGACGGACCGGCCGGCGAGTACCTGCTGGAGCATCAGGTTCGCCCCGGCGACTTCAACTCCTACGGTGCCCGCCGCGGCAACCATGAAGTCATGATGCGCGGCACCTTCGCCAACATCCGCATCAAGAACGAGACGGCCCCCGGCACCGAGGGCGGCGTGACCAAGTACGCGCCGACCGGCGAGGTGATGCCGATCTACGACGCCGCCATGCGCTACATGGCCGACGGCGTGCCGCTGATCGCCATCGCCGGCAAGGAGTACGGCACGGGCTCGTCGCGCGACTGGGCGGCGAAGGGTACGCGCCTGCTAGGCATCAAGGCCGTCATCGCCGAGAGCTTCGAGCGCATCCATCGCTCGAACCTGGTCGGGATGGGCGTCCTGCCGCTGGAGTTCAAGGATGGCCAGACGCGCAAGACCCTGGGTCTGGACGGCAGCGAAGTCATCGACATCGTCGGCGTCGAGCAGGGCCTGAAGCCGCGCATGGACCTGACCTGCCGCATCCACCGCGCCGACGGCAAGGTGGACGAGATCCAGCTGCGCTGCCGGATCGATACGCTGGACGAGGTCGACTACTACAAGCACGGCGGCATCCTGCCCTACGTGCTGCGCAGCCTGATGGCGGCCTGA
- a CDS encoding CaiB/BaiF CoA-transferase family protein: MPGPLDGLLVVSLEQAVAAPFLSCRLADGGARVIKLERSGGDFARAYDNFVHGQSSYFVWLNRGKESLVIDIKAQADQDLLHRLLAKADVWIQNLAPGAIDRAGFGSEALRARYPRLITVDISGYGEVGEPYSQMKAYDMLIQAESGICSVTGTPEEQCRIGVSACDVATGMFAHAAVLQALYEREKTGKGKGVKASLFSSMADWMAGPLLHHEYGNRPWPRIALGHPLLVPYGAFSSKDGAKTLIAVQNQREWERFCDHVLLRPDLKTDPRSATTVARVDNRPFVEGVIEGITGTLTRQELHDRLRTGDVPFGSVNSVADLSKHPALRRVTVDTSAGPVSVTAPATYYAGEAPVGGAVPDLDQQGEAIRKEFAA; this comes from the coding sequence ATGCCCGGTCCCCTCGACGGACTCCTCGTCGTCAGCCTCGAACAGGCGGTCGCCGCCCCCTTCCTGTCCTGCCGCCTCGCCGACGGCGGTGCGCGGGTCATCAAGCTGGAGCGGTCCGGCGGCGACTTCGCCCGCGCCTACGACAATTTCGTGCACGGCCAGTCCTCCTATTTCGTCTGGCTGAACCGCGGCAAGGAATCGCTGGTCATCGACATCAAGGCGCAGGCGGACCAGGATCTGCTGCACCGGCTGCTGGCCAAGGCCGACGTCTGGATTCAGAACCTGGCGCCGGGCGCCATCGACCGCGCCGGCTTCGGCTCGGAGGCGCTGCGGGCCCGCTACCCCCGCCTGATCACCGTCGACATCAGCGGCTATGGCGAGGTGGGCGAGCCCTACAGCCAGATGAAGGCCTACGACATGCTGATCCAGGCCGAGAGCGGCATCTGCTCGGTCACCGGCACGCCGGAGGAACAGTGCCGCATCGGCGTCTCGGCCTGCGACGTGGCGACCGGCATGTTCGCCCACGCCGCCGTGCTCCAGGCACTCTACGAGCGCGAGAAGACCGGCAAGGGCAAGGGCGTGAAGGCCTCGCTCTTCTCCTCGATGGCCGACTGGATGGCGGGACCGCTGCTGCACCACGAATACGGCAACCGGCCCTGGCCACGCATTGCGCTGGGTCATCCGCTGCTGGTGCCCTACGGCGCCTTCTCGTCGAAGGATGGCGCCAAGACCCTGATCGCGGTGCAGAACCAGCGCGAGTGGGAACGCTTCTGCGACCACGTGCTGCTGCGCCCCGACCTGAAGACCGATCCGCGCTCGGCGACGACGGTGGCGCGCGTCGACAACCGGCCCTTCGTCGAGGGCGTCATCGAGGGCATCACCGGCACGCTGACCCGCCAGGAACTGCACGACCGGCTGCGCACCGGCGACGTGCCGTTCGGCAGCGTCAATTCGGTCGCCGACCTGTCGAAGCACCCGGCCCTGCGCCGCGTCACCGTCGACACCTCGGCCGGCCCGGTCAGCGTCACCGCACCGGCGACCTATTATGCGGGCGAGGCGCCGGTCGGCGGCGCCGTCCCCGATCTCGACCAGCAAGGCGAAGCGATCAGGAAGGAATTCGCGGCATGA
- a CDS encoding SMC-Scp complex subunit ScpB, which translates to MEADFSLIRIAEAVIFAAEQPVPEAELAARLPEGTDVRALLAELTEHYRGRGVELTAVSGGWTFRTAADIAPTLRVERPQPKRLSRAAMETLAVIAYHQPVTRPEIEEVRGVSLGKGTLDVLLEAGWVAPGKRREAPGRPLTWITTDAFLEHFSLNAIADLPGLEEMRASGLLDARPAATAIGRPDDAALPEAFQTEDEQAAEALDEPQDEPPNENGRSDP; encoded by the coding sequence ATGGAAGCCGACTTCAGCCTGATCCGCATCGCCGAGGCCGTGATCTTCGCGGCCGAGCAGCCCGTGCCGGAGGCGGAACTGGCCGCACGCCTGCCGGAGGGTACCGACGTGCGGGCGCTGCTGGCCGAACTGACCGAGCACTACCGCGGCCGCGGCGTCGAGCTCACCGCCGTCTCCGGCGGCTGGACCTTCCGCACCGCCGCCGACATCGCGCCCACCCTGCGGGTCGAGCGGCCGCAGCCGAAGCGCCTGTCGCGCGCGGCGATGGAGACGCTGGCGGTCATCGCCTACCACCAGCCGGTCACCCGCCCCGAGATCGAGGAGGTGCGCGGCGTGTCCCTCGGTAAGGGCACCCTCGACGTGCTGCTGGAGGCGGGCTGGGTGGCGCCGGGCAAGCGGCGCGAAGCCCCCGGCAGGCCGTTGACCTGGATCACCACCGACGCCTTCCTCGAGCATTTCTCGCTGAACGCCATCGCCGACCTGCCGGGGCTGGAGGAGATGCGCGCCTCCGGCCTGCTCGACGCCCGGCCCGCCGCCACGGCGATCGGCCGCCCCGACGACGCCGCTTTGCCGGAAGCCTTCCAGACGGAAGACGAACAGGCCGCCGAGGCACTCGACGAGCCGCAGGACGAGCCCCCGAACGAAAACGGGCGGAGCGACCCTTAG